In the genome of Labeo rohita strain BAU-BD-2019 chromosome 24, IGBB_LRoh.1.0, whole genome shotgun sequence, one region contains:
- the otos gene encoding otospiralin codes for MMKWSIVLGVFMLCFLANNLSGARFIREGVPYEQPPAVPYWSYSTSDFWNYVEYFRSIGAYDRINEMARTFFAHQHLGDTLGYEVAEQHEH; via the exons ATGATGAAGTGGAGTATTGTTTTGGGAGTTTTCATGCTATGTTTTCTTGCTAATAATCTCAGTG GTGCCAGATTCATTCGTGAAGGGG TGCCCTATGAACAGCCCCCGGCTGTGCCCTACTGGTCTTATTCCACTTCAGATTTCTGGAACTATGTGGAATACTTCCGCAGCATTGGGGCCTACGACCGGATCAATGAAATGGCCAGAACATTCTTCGCCCATCAGCATCTGGGAGACACGCTGGGTTATGAAGTGGCAGAGCAACATGAACACTAA
- the apodb gene encoding apolipoprotein Db isoform X1 has product MSGNWCIQGSESHSYWTCTHATPSALCLTTGSSGTAALERMKAVIVLLVPLLLPLVSAQTFRWGPCPTPMVQPNFELNKYLGKWYEIEKLPASFEKGKCIEANYALRPDKTVQVLNVQTYKGKVRTAEGTAIIQDPKEPAKLGVSFSYFTPYAPYWVLSTDYNSISLVYSCTDVLRLFHVDYAWILSRSRSLPAEAVYHAKEIFSRDNIDVSKMTPTDQQGCNGTL; this is encoded by the exons CACACAGTTACTGGACCTGCACACACGCAACACCTTCAGCTCTGTGCTTAACAACAGGTTCATCTGGAACAG CAGCTCTTGAGAGAATGAAGGCCGTGATTGTGTTGCTCGTACCTCTTCTGCTTCCCTTGGTCTCTGCTCAGACGTTTCGTTGGGGCCCCTGCCCAACACCAATGGTTCAGCCAAACTTTGAATTAAACAAG TATCTTGGAAAGTGGTATGAGATCGAAAAGCTCCCAGCATCCTTTGAGAAAGGCAAGTGCATTGAGGCAAATTATGCACTAAGGCCTGACAAAACCGTCCAAGTTCTCAATGTTCAGACATA CAAAGGAAAAGTAAGAACAGCAGAGGGCACAGCAATCATTCAGGACCCGAAGGAGCCAgcaaagcttggagtcagtttcTCCTACT TCACTCCCTATGCACCATACTGGGTCCTGTCTACTGACTACAACAGCATTTCCCTTGTTTATTCGTGCACTGATGTTCTCCGGCTCTTCCATGTGGACTATGCCTGGATCCTGTCACGCTCACGCAGTCTGCCCGCAGAGGCCGTCTACCATGCAAAAGAGATCTTCTCACGTGACAACATCGACGTGAGCAAAATGACTCCCACAGATCAGCAAGGATGCAATGGTACTTTGTAA
- the apodb gene encoding apolipoprotein Db isoform X2 — protein sequence MSGNWCIQGSESHSYWTCTHATPSALCLTTGSSGTALERMKAVIVLLVPLLLPLVSAQTFRWGPCPTPMVQPNFELNKYLGKWYEIEKLPASFEKGKCIEANYALRPDKTVQVLNVQTYKGKVRTAEGTAIIQDPKEPAKLGVSFSYFTPYAPYWVLSTDYNSISLVYSCTDVLRLFHVDYAWILSRSRSLPAEAVYHAKEIFSRDNIDVSKMTPTDQQGCNGTL from the exons CACACAGTTACTGGACCTGCACACACGCAACACCTTCAGCTCTGTGCTTAACAACAGGTTCATCTGGAACAG CTCTTGAGAGAATGAAGGCCGTGATTGTGTTGCTCGTACCTCTTCTGCTTCCCTTGGTCTCTGCTCAGACGTTTCGTTGGGGCCCCTGCCCAACACCAATGGTTCAGCCAAACTTTGAATTAAACAAG TATCTTGGAAAGTGGTATGAGATCGAAAAGCTCCCAGCATCCTTTGAGAAAGGCAAGTGCATTGAGGCAAATTATGCACTAAGGCCTGACAAAACCGTCCAAGTTCTCAATGTTCAGACATA CAAAGGAAAAGTAAGAACAGCAGAGGGCACAGCAATCATTCAGGACCCGAAGGAGCCAgcaaagcttggagtcagtttcTCCTACT TCACTCCCTATGCACCATACTGGGTCCTGTCTACTGACTACAACAGCATTTCCCTTGTTTATTCGTGCACTGATGTTCTCCGGCTCTTCCATGTGGACTATGCCTGGATCCTGTCACGCTCACGCAGTCTGCCCGCAGAGGCCGTCTACCATGCAAAAGAGATCTTCTCACGTGACAACATCGACGTGAGCAAAATGACTCCCACAGATCAGCAAGGATGCAATGGTACTTTGTAA